A window of Coraliomargarita sinensis genomic DNA:
GAGGGCGGCGAAACCTTACTCGCCTGCCTGGAAAGCATCCTGCAACGTTCGAAGCGGAACAAGGTCGACGAGATTGTCATGGGGATGGCCCACCGCGGTCGTCTGAACGTGCTGGCGAATTTCCTGGGCAAATCGTTTGAGTACATTCTTCGCGAATTTTCCGAGAACTACGTTCCCGACACTATTTACGGCGATGGTGACGTAAAGTATCACCTCGGCTACGAAACCCGGCGCAAGACGGAAGACGGCCATGAAGTCGATATTCGACTGGCGGCCAACCCCAGCCACCTGGAAGCGGTCAATCCTGTCGTCGAGGGCAAGGCCCGGGCCCGCCAGCGTATTCGCGGGGACCTGGAGCGTAAGAAAGTACTGCCCGTCCTGATCCACGGTGACGCCGCCATCGCCGGTCAGGGGATTGTCGCGGAAGTCTTCAATTTCTCACAGCTCAAGGGTTACCGTACCGGTGGCACCATACATATCGTTATCAATAACCAGATCGGCTTCACCACCAGTCCCGAAGACGCCCGTTCCAGCCGCTATTGTACCGATGTCGCCAAAATCGTGGAAGCTCCCATTTTCCACGTCAACGGAAACGACCCGCTGGCGGTCGTGGCTGCGATGGAAGCAGCCTTTGACTACCGCCAGACATTCGGCTGCGATGTGGTGATCGACATGTATTGCTGGCGTAAGCACGGGCACAACGAGGCAGACGAGCCTGCTTTCACCCAGCCGGTGCTTTACAAGACCATTAAAGAGATGAAGCCGGTCGGCGAGAGTCTGGCCAAACAGCTGGTTGATAGCGGTGAATTTACCGAGGAGGAAATCGAGGAAATCAGGAAGGCCTACCATGACCGGCTCAATACGGCTTTTGACAAAGTAAAGGAGGAAGAAGGCAAGCACGTCCAGCACAAGGACGAGTCCTCCGCCACCAAGCAGCCACCATACAACTTCAAGGGCTTTGAGACGCGTGTCTCCAAAGAACAATTACACCACATCGTCGAAGAGCACACGCGTTTCCCGGAAGGCTTTAATGTCAACCGCAAGATCAAGCGCCAGATGGAGGCCAAATTAAAAGCCTTTGAAGAGGATACCGGTATCGACTGGGGCATGGGCGAAGCACTCGCCTTCGGTTCCCTCCTGATGGACGGCACCCCCGTCCGTATCAGCGGTCAGGACTCCAAGCGTGGCACATTCAGCCACCGCCACGCCGTGGTCTACGATACGGAAACACGCGAACGCTACACCAACCTGCTCAATTTGAGCGAGGATCAGGCCCAGTTCTGCGTGCACAACTCTCTACTCTCCGAGGCGGCCGTACTCGGCTTTGACTACGGCTACTCACTGGATTATCCACAAATGCTCTGCATCTGGGAGGCTCAGTTCGGCGACTTCGTCAACGGGGCCCAGGTTATCATCGACCAGTTCCTGACCAGCTCGGAATCAAAATGGGGCCGACTCAGCGGCCTCGTCATGCTGCTGCCTCATGGCTATGAAGGTCAGGGGCCGGAGCACTCCTCCGCCCGTCTGGAACGTTTCCTCCAGGCCTGTGCGGAAAATAACATCCAAGTCTGTAACCTGACGACACCGGCACAGCTCTTCCACGTGCTCCGCCGCCAGATGAAGCGTGAATTCAAGAAGCCGCTTATTATTATGGCGCCCAAGAGCCTACTAAGGCACAGAGAGTGTGTTTCGAAGGTAGCCGAGTTTACGGATAATGAATTCTGGTCGATTCTCGACGACAGTTCCGTCACTAAAAAGAATACCAAGCGTATCATACTTTGCTCGGGCAAGGTCTATTACGACCTGCTCGCCTACCGCAGGGAGCATAAGATTAAGGATGCGGCTTTGGTTCGTGTCGAACAATTCTATCCGCTGAACACCGAACTGATCAAAAAGATCGTCAGCAAATACCCGGACGATGCAGAGCTGGTCTGGTGTCAGGAAGAGCCCAAAAACATGGGCGGCTACACATTCATGATGCCACGGCTCCTCTCGGTGCTCGAAAGAATGCCGCGTTACGCGGGCCGTCGCGCTGCGGCCAGCCCCGCAGTCGGCTCACTTGCGAAACACAAACGTGAACAGCAAAGGCTCGTCGAAGCTGCCTTCGGCCTAGGCGACCCGAACGCGAACAGCTCGGAAATCGATTAACCTTCTCCCGCCACGGGAGCACCATTCATCATTCAACGATCCACACCCAACTAATTTTATGGCTACCGAAGTAAAAGTTCCCGCGATGGGCGAATCCATCAGCTCTGGCATTCTGGCCGCCTGGCACGTCAAGTCCGGCGACTACGTCGAAGAAGGCCAGACCATCTACGAACTCGAAACCGACAAGATCACCTCCGAAGCAAACGCCGAAGTCTCCGGTGTCATTACGATCGAAGTCGAGGCCGATGAAGAAGTGGAAATCGGACAGGTCGTCGCCACGATTGACGAAAGTGCTTCGGCTGGGCCGAAGAGTGAAAGTGACGGTGAGAGTGAAAGCGGTACTTCGGCTTCGGACGATTCTGAAGACAAGGAAGGCGGCTCTGGCGAAGACGATAATCGTTCGGATTCCGAGGAGCAACCGAACAAAGACGGGCAGGAGCTTGCAGCTTCCGGCGGGAAAAAGGTCGACCCGGAAGCCACGCTTTCCCCCGCGGCTCGAAAGGCGGCCGAAGAAACCGGGGTCGACGTTTCAAAACTTAATGGTAGCGGCAAGGATGGTCGAGTCACCAAGGACGACATTCTGAAGGCGGCCGAAAAGGCAGACAGCAGCCAAAAGTCGGGGGACAGAAGCCAGAGGACAGATGACAGAGGACAGAAGTCCGAATCGCCCGCTCCGGCACCCTCCGCCCCGAAATCGGGTGAGCGCGAAACGCGTAAGAAGATGTCTCCGCTCCGTAAGAAGATCGCCGAGCACCTAGTTAACGCTTCGCAACAATCTGCCATGCTCACGACCTTTAACGAGGTTGATATGAGCGCGGTGATGAAACTTCGCAAAACCCATCAGGACGCATTTGTCGAACGCCACGGCATCAAGCTAGGCTTCATGTCTTTCTTCACCAAGGCCGTGACGCACGCGCTCAA
This region includes:
- a CDS encoding 2-oxoglutarate dehydrogenase E1 component, which codes for MKHSPVASRWNADLIDQNYETWLTNPSALDREWQAFFEGFNLGLSEAPPSAGDSAEGSTDPERFSEDSFAIKQARAIGLIYAYRSIGHTIARFNPLNKEAPTNPRLTLQRLGFDKSDLEQVFHTGNYLGGLEMKLGELRERLEKTYCSTVGVEYIHIQETPKRRWIQSCIEPECFSPSFDKAKKKQILRSVIEAEAFENFLQTRYVGQKRFSLEGGETLLACLESILQRSKRNKVDEIVMGMAHRGRLNVLANFLGKSFEYILREFSENYVPDTIYGDGDVKYHLGYETRRKTEDGHEVDIRLAANPSHLEAVNPVVEGKARARQRIRGDLERKKVLPVLIHGDAAIAGQGIVAEVFNFSQLKGYRTGGTIHIVINNQIGFTTSPEDARSSRYCTDVAKIVEAPIFHVNGNDPLAVVAAMEAAFDYRQTFGCDVVIDMYCWRKHGHNEADEPAFTQPVLYKTIKEMKPVGESLAKQLVDSGEFTEEEIEEIRKAYHDRLNTAFDKVKEEEGKHVQHKDESSATKQPPYNFKGFETRVSKEQLHHIVEEHTRFPEGFNVNRKIKRQMEAKLKAFEEDTGIDWGMGEALAFGSLLMDGTPVRISGQDSKRGTFSHRHAVVYDTETRERYTNLLNLSEDQAQFCVHNSLLSEAAVLGFDYGYSLDYPQMLCIWEAQFGDFVNGAQVIIDQFLTSSESKWGRLSGLVMLLPHGYEGQGPEHSSARLERFLQACAENNIQVCNLTTPAQLFHVLRRQMKREFKKPLIIMAPKSLLRHRECVSKVAEFTDNEFWSILDDSSVTKKNTKRIILCSGKVYYDLLAYRREHKIKDAALVRVEQFYPLNTELIKKIVSKYPDDAELVWCQEEPKNMGGYTFMMPRLLSVLERMPRYAGRRAAASPAVGSLAKHKREQQRLVEAAFGLGDPNANSSEID
- the odhB gene encoding 2-oxoglutarate dehydrogenase complex dihydrolipoyllysine-residue succinyltransferase, with the protein product MATEVKVPAMGESISSGILAAWHVKSGDYVEEGQTIYELETDKITSEANAEVSGVITIEVEADEEVEIGQVVATIDESASAGPKSESDGESESGTSASDDSEDKEGGSGEDDNRSDSEEQPNKDGQELAASGGKKVDPEATLSPAARKAAEETGVDVSKLNGSGKDGRVTKDDILKAAEKADSSQKSGDRSQRTDDRGQKSESPAPAPSAPKSGERETRKKMSPLRKKIAEHLVNASQQSAMLTTFNEVDMSAVMKLRKTHQDAFVERHGIKLGFMSFFTKAVTHALKAVPEVNARIEGNEVVSQHYYDIGVAVGTDKGLMVPVVRECDQKDFAQIEKDIIGYAKAARDGKIQMSDLQGGVFTISNGGIYGSMLSTPIINFPQPAILGLHNIQQRAVVIDGEVVARPMMYLALSYDHRLIDGKEAVTFLVKIKEAIEDPARLLFGI